In one window of Lampris incognitus isolate fLamInc1 chromosome 3, fLamInc1.hap2, whole genome shotgun sequence DNA:
- the srek1ip1 gene encoding protein SREK1IP1: MAIPGPNKDSIRAGCKKCGYPGHLTFECRNFVRVDPQKDIVLDVSSTSSEESEVDIAEAQRNEKSGRSGQRSRGSHDDDRKDGYKRRRSRDRKSKKRSYSSSSDEEVVKRTKKHERYSSSSDEEDGSMKKKKHKSHKKKSKKNKREPGKHHKKKHKKRKEESSSDSSSASSDSD; the protein is encoded by the exons ATGGCTATTCCAG GACCCAATAAGGACAGCATCAGAGCTGGATGCAAAAAATGTGGCTACC CGGGCCATTTAACCTTTGAGTGCCGAAACTTTGTCAGAGTCGACCCTCAGAAAGACATTGTTCTGGATGTGAGCAGCACCAGCTCTGAGGAGAGTGAGGTGGACATAGCAGAGGCCCAGCGGAATGAGAAATCGGGACGCAGTGGCCAACGCTCACGAG GTTCCCATGATGATGATCGGAAGGACGGATACAAACGGAGGAGAAGCAGAGACAGAAAATCCAAGAAGAG ATCATATTCATCTTCAAGCGATGAAGAGGTTGTGAAGAGGACAAAGAAACACGAAAGGTATTCCTCATCGAGCGACGAAGAGGATGGGAGTATGAAGAAAAAGAAGCACAAAAGCCACAAGAAGAAAAGCAAAAAGAACAAGAGGGAACCTGGCAAACATCACAAGAAGAAGCATAAGAAAAGGAAAGAGGAGTCTTCCTCTGACAGCTCCAGTGCATCATCGGACAGTGATTGA